One window of Halopelagius longus genomic DNA carries:
- a CDS encoding SPW repeat protein, with product MSERDVSERTDRTEYDTNPGERGKWTSALIALAGVWMIVEPFVFDVVQSNLLNDVVVGVVLVALGGFNFYRRADEKVGYAAVAAAAALVGLWLIASPFVYGRTVPTGVAPELGFWNDVVVGLLVAASGAYSAYEARETTSDSDRRATA from the coding sequence ATGAGCGAACGCGACGTCTCCGAACGGACGGACCGAACGGAGTACGACACGAACCCCGGCGAACGGGGCAAGTGGACGTCAGCGCTCATCGCCCTCGCGGGCGTCTGGATGATAGTCGAACCGTTCGTGTTCGACGTCGTCCAGTCGAACCTCCTGAACGACGTCGTCGTCGGCGTCGTCCTCGTCGCCCTCGGCGGGTTCAACTTCTACCGCCGGGCCGACGAGAAGGTGGGGTACGCCGCAGTCGCCGCCGCCGCGGCACTCGTCGGACTCTGGCTGATAGCGTCTCCGTTCGTGTACGGCCGGACCGTTCCGACGGGGGTCGCGCCCGAACTCGGCTTCTGGAACGACGTCGTCGTCGGACTCCTCGTGGCGGCCTCAGGTGCCTACAGCGCGTACGAGGCGCGCGAGACGACGTCGGACTCGGACAGGCGCGCGACCGCGTAA